GATGAATGTAATGAAAGCCGATAAGGATGTGGAAGGAGTTATCGGTACATCAAATGATAAAGGATGGTTTTTAAATTCTGATAACGTAGATACATGGGTATCAAAATTAAAAGATGAGCTGGGTGATAATATTTCTCAGGTAAAGTGTATTCTTATAGGTAATGAAGTAAACGCTAACGGCTTCAGTCCCGATGATATAAAAACAATAATGGATAATTATAAAAGCGCTTTAGGAGATCTGAATATACCTGTTACTTTTTCAGTTACAAATTTAGCTCCGCAAGCAGGCGGAACTACTGAAGAGGCTTTAGTTGAAGTCCTTGTAAATAACTGGGATGCAAAATGGAACGGCGGATTTCCGTTTGTGTTTATTGACCCGTATCCGGATGCGCCCGGTATCGGAAATCCCGCAGGAGTATTTGACTGGCAGTCGAGAGTAACAAAATATTATCAGACAAAATATCCAAAGCTTCAGATTTTCATAGGAGAAACAGGCGCTGAAGGTTCTACAAGTGATGCTGTTGAGCTTCCTGTAATAAACGGTCTTCTATCGCAGCTGGATATTCAGTATAAAGCTCATGGAAAAACCGTGCCTACATTTTTAATGGAAGCGCTGGATGAGCCGCGCAAATCAGGCTCGCCGCCTCAGGGCAATATGGGAATATTTAAGGATAATAATGACCCGATGCAGGGCAGCACGATTTCCATCAAGAGCGGAATATCGGTACCTGACTGGATAAAATAAATTAACTGAGTTGAGTTAAGTTATAGGCGGCTTCGGAATGAAAAACTTCCGCAGCCGTTTTTTTTATGCTGCCATCAGGCTTTGTTTAAAATAAAAATCAGGTCAAGACCATTCCGAAATTCTCACCCGCTAATAGGTAAAAAAATTATTCTACGTTTGAAATTATTTTTGTGATTATTATTTTCATAGCTGCTGTTCTCATGCTTGATTTAAGAAACGAATGTTAACATATGCTTTGTTCTTTAATAAAAAATTTCTCCGGCAATACAATAAAAAACGCACTCTTTAATATAAAAAGGTGCGTCACTGATAAAACTACAATTTAGATGAAAACTTACGAAGGGGCGTAAGTTTCGCTATATGTTTTTATAATAGTTTAAAAGGCAGTTTTACTCCTTAACTTTTCTTTTGATGATAGCCTTAATTGAGTCAATATTTTCCATAGCGACGGTATATCCCGCATCGTAAACTTGTTTATCGAACGCATCGCTCAGCAGAGGGAATTGTGAAAGTTTTGGCTCCAGCAAAATATCGGCTCCCGGAACAATTGTTTCTTTTACTCTGTAAGCTGCTATCTGATAAGATCTCGCTAACACATCTATAAAGTTTTTAACTTCAGGAGTTGTGTTTAGTATGCTCATCAAATCAATTGCAATTATTACATCAGGGTTATAAGTTTTGGCAATATCTACTGCCACACCGTCAAGCACTCCTCCGTCCACTAAAATCATTCCATACATTTTCACGGGTTCAAATATCATTGGGATTGCGCAGGAAGAATTTACAGATGGAGCAAGAGGTCCGGATGAGAGTGCAATAGTTTTGCCGCTTATCAAATCAGTTGTAACAGCAACGAATGGAATTTGCGTATCTTCTATGTTTTTTACTTTAACATGGTCTGTAATATATTGCTGAAGATTTTCTCCGGTTACAAAGCCGGTAATTGAATTGAACAAAGAAGCATTAAAAATCTCTTTTGATTTTATACTCATTCCGATTTTCTTTACGGTATCGCTGTTTGGATAGCTTGCGTACATTGCGCCCACGAAGCTGCCTGCACTGGTACCGACAATTAAATCAATTGGAATATTATTTTCTTCAAGCACTTTAAGAACTCCAACGTGCGCCATTCCCAGAAATGCTCCTCCGCCCAGCACAACGGCAACTCTTGGTTTTGATTTTAATACTCTCGGGGGAGGCATAGTTTTCGGAGTATCAATCTCCATGAAAGAAGATGAACAGGAAGAAAGAATAAATGCGAACATCGAACAGTAAATGAGAAAAAGATGTTTTTGGAGTTTCATAAATTTATCAGAGATTAAGGAGTAAATTAATTTATTCTCTTGCATAAAAAAAGCCCGTTTAAATGACGGGCTTTTAAAATTTGATTTTGGAATTTTTAGAATTTCTATTTTACTTTTTCAGATATGATTCTCTTTATTTCTTCAATTTTATCTTTCGCTGCTTTATATCCTGCATCATATATTTGTTTATCGTACTGGTCACTTAATGGAGGAAACTGGTCAACCTTTGGATTTAAAACAACATCGGCCAGACTTGCGTTATGATTACCGATATTGATGGCATTTACCTGTCCGCCTCTTCTTAAAACATCGATGAAAGTTTTTATTTCGCTTGCTTTACCGGGGGGAAGAACTGACATCAGGTTAATTGCAATTACAACATCGGGGTTGTACTCTTTTGCAATATCTACTGCAACGTTATTCCATACTCCGCCGTCAACTAAAACCATTCCATACATTTTTACCGGTTCAAAAACCATAGGAATAGCGCATGAGGAATTTACGGATGGTGCAATGGGTCCCGACGAAAGAGGAATAGTTTTACCGCTAATTAAATCTGAAGTTATCGCCACAAAAGGAATTTTTAAATCTTCTATATTTTTAATTTTGATATGTTCATTTATGTACTCCTGGAGGTTTTCTCCGGTTACAAAACCAACCATTGAATTAAAAATAGATGCGTTAAAAATTTCTTCTGCTTTTACTTTAGATGCTAAAACTCTCAGCGAATCACTATTAGGATTATTTGCATACATTGCGCCTACAAAACTTCCGACGCTTGTGCCTACGATTAAATCAATGGGAATATTATTTTCTTCAAAAACTTTCAAAGCGCCAAGATGTGCCATTCCTAAAAAAGCTCCTCCGCCAAGTACCAAAGCAACACGGGGTTTTTTATCCAGCTTTCTGGGCGGCGGCATAGTTTTAGGAGAATCAATTACCATGAAGGAAGACGAGCAGGAAGAAAGGACAAATGAGAATACTAAAAAAATACTGATAATGAAATATTTAGGGGTTTTCATTTTTTGATAAATTTGGGGTTTGAAGTGCAATAAAATAACTAACTTTTTCTAAAATCTAACTGATAATTTTTATAAATATTTTTATTAATTTTTTTGAGATTTTAAACAACTTAGTAACTGATTCTCAGAAAAGTACAATTTAAAGCTAAAAACAATCAAATAGCAGTTTGTAAATTTTTGGCACGGGGTTTGAATAAGTGTAATATAGAATATAAAAAAATGAACTCACTCTCTTACATAATACTGACATCCGGAGTACAAATAATGGGGCTTATTGCCTTCTATTTTGTACATATCAACTACAGGAAGAGACAGCAATTGAAGTTCACTGCAGTTGTGAAAAGAATAATGAACGTAAGAACTAAAGAAGAATTTCAGCAGATATTTAAAAGATTTGCAAATAATGAAATTCGCACACTCTCATACGGACAGAAAAATGAGTTATTAGAACTTGCAGATATTTTGAATAACAACCTTATATAAAAATAAATTTTCCTTTCGTAAAAATAATGATAATACCGCTTTCGGGGGAGTTGAGAGCGGTGTTTTATTTTCTGTCTCAAATCATTTTTTCCATTTTATCCAATATATAGTATCTGTAGAAATATTGAGTATTCTTCTTTGCTTCTTTGTAAACTGCTATATCAAGCTTAGTATTACTCATAAGGCTTTTTATAATTTCGTTAAAGTATTTAAGCGAGTTTTCTGTTGCATCTGATTCCACCTTCACTCTTTCTTTCCCTTCACGCTCAAGCTGCTTTATTGATTTCACCATTGATGCCGCTGATTCGTACATTCCCAATTCAATGTAGTTCATCATATAATAAAATCTTACATTCACTTTTTCGACTAATTCAGAATATTTTATTTTATTGAGATGCTCAAGTGATTTTTCATATTTCTTTAGTCTCAAATTTAAAAGAGCCATGCTGTAGTTGTATTCATTAACTTTCAGGTCTTCATCAATATAATTTATATATTCTTCCAGAAAATTTTCTGCCCACTCGTATTCACCTAAGCCCATAGCATTTACAAAAGTATTCTGTAACGTTGCCGCTGAAAAATTGGGGATAGTATTGTTAGGATAAATCTTTAACTCACAAAATTTTTTGCGAAGGTCGAAAATTTCTTCAAGAGGAATTGACCTCAATCCTCCTAAATCAGTCAGCTCTTTAAAATGAATACAAATATCTTCAGCAGAAAAATTATTTATATTACTTAGCAGTAATTCTTTTACTTCAAAGTATTCTTCATCGGTAAAATTTTCTTTAACAAATTTATTTAACATGTACTGCATTTTTACTATAGTGCCAAATTTATCCTCTGTAGAGTTTATATATTTTAAAAAATTTTCAGGCTTAACCGTGTTTAAAAAGTAATTAATTATTTTATTATTTTCTTCCTCCGGTCTTACAACTTTAATAATAGATAAGTAGTATGCAAGGGATGAGTACTTATTCAGAAAATCCAGCATAAGAGCAGATGCAGCTGAATTCAAAGCATCGTTTATTCTCTTTTTATTTAGAGGACGAATATTAACAAGATTCCTGTGTATCAGTCTTTCCATTTTATAAAAGTAATGGAAATGGTCTTCATGAAATTTATCATCTCCCGTCTTTCTTTTTTTGAAATCACTTATTGTTTTGAGTGATTGCTCGTAACATCTTCTTTCCGATAATGATTTAGCAAGGTTCAGATCAATTGAATCATTCTGTTGCGCAAATTTTTCATAAGATAAAAATTTCTTCAGGATGTTACCAAAATCTGAAAAGAGATTTAATATAGATTTTTGCTTAAACTCTTTACCGGGATACAATTTCTTATGAATTGCTTCATCCTCAAGTTTTTTGCCCGTAAAATCGGGATAAGTCTTTACTATTTCAGTGTACAATTCTTTTAACTTTTCAATAGAATTGAAATATGGGGAATTGATGAAATCTCCTAAGGATTTTAACTCAGGCTTACTTAGTGTTTTTAATATTTCTACAGTGTTTTGTGGCAGCATAAATTCGGGAAAATTGTTAAAGGTTATTTAACTGATAATTCATATAATAACATCTTTGCAACGAATTTAATCAATGGGGATTTTTCAGGAAAAATAAGGATTAATCTTCCTGCACGTAATATATAGAATTTTTAATTTGCTTCAACTGAAAATCACAATAACGAATTCTTAAAAATGTTAGTTCCTGAAGTTCAAATTTCCTTGCATAGAATTAGAAAAGAAATTCTTTCAATTATTCTTGGAGAAGTCTGGTGGTGGGATTTTTATGAAAAGGAAATTCTACTTTTAAGACTGTTAACTAATTGCAACATCTCTGCATTCAAACTCTTAAAGAAAGTTTTAAAATATTCCTGTTGGTTTTCGTTTCTGATTTAACTCTGAAATTTTTTGTAACTCGTTTTAAAAAAATATTATTTGTAAAATGATTCACATTAAATTTTATTTATGCTTAAAGCAAAAAATGAAAATCAGAAAAGAATTTTATGCTATGGCGATTCGTTAACATGGGGTTACAATCCCGCTGACGGAACACGATTTGCTTATCACGAAACCTGGCCAGGAGTTATGGAAAGATCTCTGGGAGAAAGCTATAAAGTAATTGTGGAAGCGCTTACAGCCCGCACAACTTGCTGGGACTTGCCTTACGCTCCCGATAGAAACGGAAGTAAATTTTTACCGATGCTGCTGGAATCTCACGCTCCGCTTGATATGGTAATAATAATGCTCGGCATAAATGATTTAATGCATCTAAGCGGAAAAACGGCTGATGAATCTGCGTGGGGACTGCTTTCACTTATTCGTATTGCTTATACACCGTTGTTCGGAGGAACTCCTCCCAAGATATTGATAATTGCTCCTCCTGTTCCCGGTAAAATGTCTGATTTCAGTCGTGAAGGATTTGGCGTCGCGGAAGAAGAAATTAAAAAATTACCCGCTGCCCAAAAGATTGTAGCAGAGACTGCTCTGTGTGATTTTATGGATTCAAATGATTTTATAAAAGTGGATAGTGTGGACGGCTTGCATCCGATGCCTGACCAATATAAGATTTTGGGAGAAGCAGTTGCGGAGAGAGTGAGGAAGATTCTATGAAGAACACAAAATATACTAAAGAGTTTTTATCAGATTTAACTTTGAGGGAAACTCAAAAGCTTTTAAAAACAGATGAAGATTTTAAAGTTTTCTTTGCAGAATACTTAGAAAAAGAATTCCCCAACTTAGAAGAAAATATAAACAATTTTGCAAAAATTGTTAAACATGCTGTTGAGATTGTTTCAGAATCTATCAGAACATTCAATAGCAAGTTAACTGAATTAGGAAGTGAATTATATGAGGCATTTAAGCCAAATCTAGAAATAATTGATTTAAATAAATCCCTTTACAAGAAGGGTTGGGTTTTGTCACCATATTTACTTAACGAAAAAAATCAGAAGTATTTTAGCATAAAGTTTTTAAGTGAAATAGATAACACAAAGAAACTTGATAGACATTATCAAGATTTCTTAACGAAGAAAAGTTTTTATCACTTAGAAAAAATGGTGATATCATGGAATTCAAATAAGTTTTTTAAACGAAGGAGTAAATCTTTAATTGATTCAGTAAATATTTTAAGATTAGTCATTTCAAATAAACAAGAAAAGATAAATATTAGCAATTTTGTCCTTCCATTTTTAATTGCACAAATAGATGGGATTGTTTATGATTTTTTAGAAAAAAAAGGATATACTTTTGATAGAACTAGAATTCATAAAAACAATAGATCGGTAAAGAAATTTGAATGGATACAAGAGGAAGAAACTAACTTGCAATATTATTCTATAGTTGATTTTATTGAAAATGTTCTTTTTGGTGTTTCTTTTCCTAAACAGAATATAAAAAACAAAGTATTTTACAATAGAAATAAAATCATGCATGGCGAAAATTTAAAATATGGAACAATGAAAAATGTTTTAAGAACATACTTAATTCTTGATTATTTGTCTAAGGTTACGGATAAAGATAATACTACGAAATAAAACTATATTGATTTAATTTTTTCAGTAAAAGCATATTTAGGCAAAAGCAGGGCTGTGATATAACACTCTATAGCTTTTCTTTTTATAAATTCATCTTCTAAAATCCACTTCACAGAGCATTTATCTTTTAAAAATTTCTTAGCTGTATTATTACATATTACTTCCATTAAAGTGTTATCGTTAACTAACTTTTTTTTGAAATTAGCACTTGATTTGTTTCCCATAAGATGATTTCTATATAATCTTTCAGATAAATTATTTGATTCTCCAATATATAAAATTTCTTTTCTTTCTTTTTCAACTATCATATATACTCCTGGGCATTTAGGAGTTGTAGAAATTTGCAATGTATTATACGGAATTTCTTTGGCTTTTGATAGGTTGACTAATGAAGTTTCTAATTCAGCTTTCCATTTTTTAATTTCCATACACTTTTTCTATTGAATTTTAATTAACTTACTATTGTAATTTTCTTCACAATCCTATCACATAATTATACATACCTGAAGAGATAATCGGATACTGCTCATGCATGTGGTCAACCCATAGCTGAACAGGTAACGGATTATTTGCGCCCCCGCCTGTTAGTAATGCAGAATCTTCCGATACAAGTCCGTCATTATCTTTATTCGGATAATAAAGCTTCATTACATAGTATGCAATTTTTACAAATTGAGAATAATAACTTTCTTTCCAGACCCATTTAACTCCTGAAATACTTCCACCCATTCTGCCTGCGAGTAAATAATACTTGCTCCTGTTTGCAATATCAACCGGGTCATTATTTAGCGCAGTTAAGAACGGAGAATTTGGAACGATATCCTGGGGTCCGTCTAAACCAAGCCAAGGAACAAAATTCTTAAGTTTAGCAAGTGGTGAACCGTAATGCGGAGTGCCGAACGTAACCAACTTTGTTATTGCTCCGCCATTTTTAACATATGCTCTGCATACAAGTCCTCCCATGGAGTGACCAACGATAATAGGATTTACAAGTCCGCGGGCTAAAACTGAATCTCTTAATACTATTCCGTTTACTTCTATATGTTTTTGCCAGTCATATTGATAGCGATATACATTATGTCGTAATTTAAAGTCAGCAGGAAGCGATGCCATGGCAGAATCCCATTCACGTATTGTGCCTCCCATTCCGTGTACAAAGATAACGGGCGGACCAGTTGGATTTGGAGTTGTAAAGACTGATTCGAACATGTAAGGATTTGGAGGAATTGAAGTATCTACTGCAACTGTTTCTACAAATTCAACCGGAATAGGCTCGGCATCACCGGTAGAAAATACAAGATTACCTGAAATTTTCTTTGGTGAAGTTGAAATTAATGAGCCGGTAAAAGTAAAATCATAATTAGTACCGGTAATATCTCCTGTTACTGAAACACTTGCTCCGTCAAATGTACCCGTAAGCACACCTTTATGGGTATCAGAGGAATCATAAGACTGGACGTCGCCCGATAGAGTAGAACCTGAATGTTTTAAGTTAACTGAAAAGAAATGAGTTAGTGCTGTAGTTGAACTTACTGGGCATTCATAAGAAGCTGTCAGATTTTCGGGATTTCCGCTTGTAACGGTGTTATCACTGCAGCTATTGAAAATAAAAGAACTTAAAAATATCAAAGATATTATTACAATTTTGCTGTTCATTTGGGGTAGAATGAAATTAAATTTGAGCAGAATATAAATCAGAATGGAATAAATTTAAACTCTTATTCTTATCTCTGATTTTAGGATTTTCCCACTCTTTTTACTTTGTAATTCACTGTTAAATAGAGTAATTTTATTGTTTACACATTCTATTCTTTGACAATATTTGAACACGAAATTAATCTTTGAGGAATTCTCTCTCCCCAATAAATTACACTGCGTCCTTCACAAAAATACAAGTAATCCGCTGGTAAATGTTACACTCGGTTATAAAGTCGGTGCAAAGGACGAAGAGCCCGGACAGTTCGGCGTTGCTCATTTATTTGAGCATCTGATGTTTGAAGGCTCACAGCATATTCCTAAATCACAACATCAGCAGATAGTAATGGATTGCGGCGGCAGAACAAATGCGTTCACAATGCAGGATGCAACAGTTTATTACGAAGATGTACCTGCGAATTTTCTGGAAACAGCATTGTGGCTGGAATCCGACAGAATGAATGCAATTGATTTGACTGAAGAAAATCTTGATAACCAGAAAAAAGTTGTGCTTGAAGAAAAGCTTCAGAGGTATGATAACGCACCATATGGAACGTTCCTTGCAATGACTATGAAGAATATATTCCCCGGTTCGCTTTATGAACATACTACAATCGGTGAAGCCGAACATATCAGAAATTTTTCGAGACAGGATGCAATAGATTTTCATCATAAATTTTATTCACCTGCCAATGCAGAGCTTCTTATTTCAGGTGATATTGATATTGACCAGTCGAAGAAACTGATTGAAAAATACTTCGGAGATATTACGAAAGCTAATGGAATTATTAGAAAGGAAAATAAGTTCAAAGAACTAACGGAAGATGTAACGGAAACAATAGAAGATAATGTAATGCTTGAAAAGTTTTATATGTCTTTTAAAATTCCTAAAGCTGGCAGCGATGAAGAATTTGTAATGGAGTACTTTACAAAACTCTTGTTCAACAATAAAAGCAGCAGACTTTATAAAAAACTTGTATATGAAAAAATGCTCTTGAAGAATATTTCTTCATTCAAATTTTCAATACAGGATGCGGGAGTTTTTATTATTATCGGTACAGTAAACCCAGGCAAAAGCAGGGAAGATGCACAGAAAATTATTCTTGACGAAATAAGAAATTTTGCGGAAGGTGAAGTGCACGATAACGATATGGCTAAAATAAAAAATGAGCTTGAGTTCGGACAGGTAAACAAGATGATTTCTCTTAACAGGATAAATGTTGCAAGTGTTTTCAACAGAATGTACTACAAAGATGTAAATAAAATCAACGAAGAACTTTCACGCTATAATTCCGTAACTAAGGAAGATCTTAAAAAAGTTACCAAAAAATATTTTGTCGATGCAAAGAAAGTAACACTGAACTACATTCCTAAAAAAAATAAGAACAACAATTAAATTTATTGAGAAATAATCCTAACATAATACGATACAAATCAGAAGATTTTCCCGGTATAGTGCAGAAGGCATTGGATATCGAAGAAATGACATTGGCAAACGGCTTGAGAGCTGTATTTTACAAAACAGATAAAATCCCAAGCGTTTGTGTGAACATGACTTATCATGTAGGCTCAAAAGATGACGGCGAGAAATCAGGTATTGCGCATTTATTCGAGCACCTTATGTTTGAAGGTTCTCCGAATGTTCCTCATGGAGAATTTGATGCAATATTGCATGACCTTGGCGGTGATAGCAATGCTTTTACAAGTTGGGATGTGACATCATATTACATTACTATTCCTTCCAACGCGCTGGAAGTTGCATTGTGGCTGGA
This genomic interval from Bacteroidota bacterium contains the following:
- a CDS encoding patatin-like phospholipase family protein, with the translated sequence MKLQKHLFLIYCSMFAFILSSCSSSFMEIDTPKTMPPPRVLKSKPRVAVVLGGGAFLGMAHVGVLKVLEENNIPIDLIVGTSAGSFVGAMYASYPNSDTVKKIGMSIKSKEIFNASLFNSITGFVTGENLQQYITDHVKVKNIEDTQIPFVAVTTDLISGKTIALSSGPLAPSVNSSCAIPMIFEPVKMYGMILVDGGVLDGVAVDIAKTYNPDVIIAIDLMSILNTTPEVKNFIDVLARSYQIAAYRVKETIVPGADILLEPKLSQFPLLSDAFDKQVYDAGYTVAMENIDSIKAIIKRKVKE
- a CDS encoding alpha/beta fold hydrolase produces the protein MNSKIVIISLIFLSSFIFNSCSDNTVTSGNPENLTASYECPVSSTTALTHFFSVNLKHSGSTLSGDVQSYDSSDTHKGVLTGTFDGASVSVTGDITGTNYDFTFTGSLISTSPKKISGNLVFSTGDAEPIPVEFVETVAVDTSIPPNPYMFESVFTTPNPTGPPVIFVHGMGGTIREWDSAMASLPADFKLRHNVYRYQYDWQKHIEVNGIVLRDSVLARGLVNPIIVGHSMGGLVCRAYVKNGGAITKLVTFGTPHYGSPLAKLKNFVPWLGLDGPQDIVPNSPFLTALNNDPVDIANRSKYYLLAGRMGGSISGVKWVWKESYYSQFVKIAYYVMKLYYPNKDNDGLVSEDSALLTGGGANNPLPVQLWVDHMHEQYPIISSGMYNYVIGL
- a CDS encoding GIY-YIG nuclease family protein, yielding MEIKKWKAELETSLVNLSKAKEIPYNTLQISTTPKCPGVYMIVEKERKEILYIGESNNLSERLYRNHLMGNKSSANFKKKLVNDNTLMEVICNNTAKKFLKDKCSVKWILEDEFIKRKAIECYITALLLPKYAFTEKIKSI
- a CDS encoding patatin-like phospholipase family protein encodes the protein MKTPKYFIISIFLVFSFVLSSCSSSFMVIDSPKTMPPPRKLDKKPRVALVLGGGAFLGMAHLGALKVFEENNIPIDLIVGTSVGSFVGAMYANNPNSDSLRVLASKVKAEEIFNASIFNSMVGFVTGENLQEYINEHIKIKNIEDLKIPFVAITSDLISGKTIPLSSGPIAPSVNSSCAIPMVFEPVKMYGMVLVDGGVWNNVAVDIAKEYNPDVVIAINLMSVLPPGKASEIKTFIDVLRRGGQVNAINIGNHNASLADVVLNPKVDQFPPLSDQYDKQIYDAGYKAAKDKIEEIKRIISEKVK
- a CDS encoding SGNH/GDSL hydrolase family protein, which translates into the protein MLKAKNENQKRILCYGDSLTWGYNPADGTRFAYHETWPGVMERSLGESYKVIVEALTARTTCWDLPYAPDRNGSKFLPMLLESHAPLDMVIIMLGINDLMHLSGKTADESAWGLLSLIRIAYTPLFGGTPPKILIIAPPVPGKMSDFSREGFGVAEEEIKKLPAAQKIVAETALCDFMDSNDFIKVDSVDGLHPMPDQYKILGEAVAERVRKIL
- a CDS encoding insulinase family protein, which codes for MNTKLIFEEFSLPNKLHCVLHKNTSNPLVNVTLGYKVGAKDEEPGQFGVAHLFEHLMFEGSQHIPKSQHQQIVMDCGGRTNAFTMQDATVYYEDVPANFLETALWLESDRMNAIDLTEENLDNQKKVVLEEKLQRYDNAPYGTFLAMTMKNIFPGSLYEHTTIGEAEHIRNFSRQDAIDFHHKFYSPANAELLISGDIDIDQSKKLIEKYFGDITKANGIIRKENKFKELTEDVTETIEDNVMLEKFYMSFKIPKAGSDEEFVMEYFTKLLFNNKSSRLYKKLVYEKMLLKNISSFKFSIQDAGVFIIIGTVNPGKSREDAQKIILDEIRNFAEGEVHDNDMAKIKNELEFGQVNKMISLNRINVASVFNRMYYKDVNKINEELSRYNSVTKEDLKKVTKKYFVDAKKVTLNYIPKKNKNNN